The following proteins are co-located in the Toxotes jaculatrix isolate fToxJac2 chromosome 9, fToxJac2.pri, whole genome shotgun sequence genome:
- the nxn gene encoding nucleoredoxin isoform X2 — MKLWNKYKVTSIPSLVFVDAAMGKVVCRNGLLVVRDDPKGLEFPWGPKPFAEVVAGPLLRNNRQTTDSSSLEGHYVGVYFSAHWCPPCRSLTRVLVESYRTVKESGHKFEIVFVSADRSEESFKQYFSEMPWLAVPYSDEARRSRLNRLYGIQGIPTLILLDAEGHMITRQGRVEVLNDPECRLFPWHPRPVLELNESNAVQLHEGPCLVLFVDAEEEGELEPAKELIQPIAEKLMAKYKAKEEETPLLFFVAGEDDMSDSLRDYTNLPEAAPLLTILDMSARAKYVRDVEEITPAVVEQFVSDFLAEKLKPEPI, encoded by the exons atgaAGCTGTGGAACAAGTACAAAGTAACCAGTATCCCATCTCTGGTGTTTGTGGACGCAGCTATGGGGAAGGTGGTGTGTCGAAATGGTCTACTGGTGGTTAGAGATGACCCTAAAG GCCTGGAGTTTCCCTGGGGGCCGAAGCCGTTTGCGGAGGTAGTGGCAGGGCCTCTGCTCAGGAACAACCGGCAGACAacagacagcagctctctgGAGGGACACTACGTGGGAGTGTACTTCTCAGCACACTGG TGCCCGCCATGCCGCAGCTTGACCCGGGTCTTGGTGGAATCATATCGAACCGTCAAGGAGTCGGGCCATAAGTTTGAGATCGTGTTTGTCAGCGCTGACAG GTCAGAGGAGTCCTTTAAGCAGTACTTCAGTGAGATGCCGTGGTTGGCGGTGCCATATTCAGATGAAGCCCGGCGATCACGACTCAACAGACTCTATGGAATACAAG GTATTCCCACGCTGATTCTGTTGGACGCAGAGGGTCACATGATCACGCGACAGGGCCGCGTGGAGGTGCTGAACGACCCGGAGTGCCGGCTCTTTCCCTGGCACCCTCGGCCCGTGCTCGAGCTCAACGAGTCCAACGCCGTGCAGCTCCACGAGGGGCCCTGCCTCGTCCTGTTTGTGG atgctgaggaggagggagagttgGAGCCAGCCAAGGAGCTGATTCAGCCAATAGCAGAGAAGCTCATGGCGAAGTACAaagccaaggaggaggagacgccGCTGCTGTTCTTTGTGGCTGGAGAG GATGACATGAGCGACTCCCTGCGAGACTACACTAACCTCCCAGAAGCAGCACCTCTGCTCACCATCCTGGACATGTCGGCCCGGGCCAAGTATGTTCGCGACGTCGAGGAGATCACGCCGGCCGTAGTGGAGCAATTTGTCAGCGACTTCCTGGCTGAAAAGCTCAAACCAGAGCCCATCTAA
- the mrm3a gene encoding rRNA methyltransferase 3A, mitochondrial: MAAYVRSVVCLVSRERPAFLTGGSGVIVASKRYVRGLRRKPVKVLFPDVETDTAVKTRPQSRTPEQHVKRGRKEEAKVPSAAEHLAESGSVKARSNEQPAMKHAHLSFAKDQVDGLRFERAFPGDKRLGRLVSIARSRTFREHQGKILVEGRRLICDALDAGANPQMVFFSTADRLRELPLDKLRRATLVKVKFEDIKLWSDLVAPQGVIAIFSRPDPSRLKFANTSHTVPLSLICDNVRDPGNLGTMLRCAAAAGCHNVLLTKGCVDAWEPKVLRAAMGAHFRLPIYPSLSWEDIENHLPKPVTVHVADSSCGPDRSRETEDLQVNVSHKPSKAGDYGWVSTRHSRNNMHHEEYDSDSDSYSDCEDERLSLPRVDTKLYHESWAQSPTALVIGGETHGLSLEAVQLAEETAGHRLFIPVVPDVDSLNSAMAASILLFEGRKQLLKLIQTSGRKWKSKAQGQFS, from the exons ATGGCAGCATATGTGAGAAGCGTGGTATGTCTTGTTTCCAGAGAGCGACCTGCTTTTCTAACAGGGGGGAGCGGTGTTATTGTGGCATCAAAGCGCTATGTCCGCGGACTGAGGAGGAAGCCTGTCAAAGTGCTGTTTCCCGACGTCGAGACGGATACGGCGGTGAAGACCAGGCCACAGTCACGGACCCCAGAGCAACATGtcaagagggggaggaaggaggaggcaaAGGTCCCATCAGCTGCAGAGCACCTGGCTGAAAGTGGCTCTGTGAAGGCGAGGAGTAATGAGCAGCCAGCTATGAAACATGCTCACCTTTCTTTTGCAAAGGATCAAGTTGATGGACTGCGCTTTGAGAGGGCTTTTCCTGGAGATAAAAGACTGGG GAGGCTAGTGAGCATTGCTCGTTCTCGGACGTTTCGAGAGCACCAGGGTAAAATTCTCGTGGAGGGCAGGCGTTTGATCTGTGATGCCTTGGATGCTGGTGCCAACCCACAGATGGTGTTCTTCAGTACAGCGGATCGGCTCAGAGAGCTGCCCCTAGACAAGCTGAGAAGAGCCACACTGGTCAAAGTCAAGTTTGAGGACATCAAGCTCTGGTCTGACCTTGTGGCTCCACAAGGGGTGATTG ccatATTTTCTCGTCCGGACCCATCACGGTTAAAATTCGCAAATACAAGTCATACAGTGCCGCTGTCCCTGATATGCGACAATGTCCGAGACCCGGGCAACCTTGGGACCATGCTAcgatgtgctgctgctgctggatgccATAATGTCCTGCTCACCAAAG GTTGCGTTGATGCTTGGGAGCCAAAAGTTCTGCGTGCAGCAATGGGCGCACATTTCCGCCTTCCCATCTATCCGAGCCTGAGCTGGGAAGACATTGAAAATCATCTCCCTAAACCTGTGACTGTCCACGTGGCTGACAGTAGCTGTGGCCCTGACAGAAGTCGAGAAACAGAAGATTTGCAAGTTAATGTGTCCCACAAGCCCTCCAAAGCAGGAGACTATGGCTGGGTCAGCACAAGGCACAGTCGCAATAATATGCACCATGAGGAATATGATTCTGACTCTGATTCTTACTCTGACTGTGAGGATGAAAGACTTTCACTCCCCAGAGTGGACACCAAGCTCTACCATGAGAGCTGGGCTCAGAGTCCTACTGCTCTCGTGATAGGTGGTGAGACACACGGTCTCAGTCTAGAAGCAGTGCAGTTGGCTGAGGAGACTGCCGGTCACAGGCTCTTTATTCCTGTCGTTCCTGATGTGGACAGCTTGAATTCAGCCATGGCTGCCAGTATCCTTTTGTTTGAGGGCAGGAAGCAGCTGTTAAAGCTAATACAAACATCTGGAAGGAAATGGAAATCTAAAGCTCAGGGGCAGTTTTCATGA
- the glod4 gene encoding glyoxalase domain-containing protein 4: protein MALRRALHFVFKVGDRAKTATFYRDVLGMKVLRHEEFEEGCKATCNGPYEGKWSKTMVGFGPEDDHFVAELTYNYGVGEYQLGNDFLGLTLQSSQAVSNAKHLGWPLTEVGEALYLTQAPGGYRFYLVDKEQPPHDPVQKVCLGVSDLQRSTHYWSTLLGMKVMDKNEEKKTVLMGFADTQCQLELHDISGTVDHGTAFGRIAFSCPREQLPDIEALMKKENQKILTPLVSLDTPGKATVEVVILADPDGHEICFVGDEAFRQLSMVDPKGNDLLDKAMAEDKSDEWFAKHNRQKATA from the exons ATGGCTTTGAGGCGAGcgttgcattttgtttttaaagtcgGCGACCGGGCCAAAACAGCCACGTTTTACCGAGATGTTCTGGGCATGAAG GTTTTACGCCATGAAGAGTTTGAAGAAGGCTGCAAAGCAACTTGCAATGG GCCCTACGAGGGAAAATGGAGCAAGACAATGGTTGGCTTTGGTCCAGAAGATGACCATTTTGTTGCTGAACTGACATACAATTATGGGGTTGGAGAATATCAGCTTGGCAATGACTTCTTG GGCCTCACTCTGCAGTCAAGCCAAGCTGTCAGCAATGCTAAACATCTGGGATGGCCTCTCACTGAGGTAGGAGAGGCTTTGTATCTGACCCAGGCTCCAGGAGGATATCGCTTCTACCTGGTGGACAAAGAGCAGCCTCCGCATG ACCCTGTGCAGAAGGTTTGTCTCGGAGTATCAGACCTCCAGAGGTCGACCCACTACTGGAGTACACTCTTGGGAATGAAGGTGATGGACAagaatgaggaaaagaaaacagtgctgATGGGATTTGCAGATACACAA TGCCAACTGGAGCTTCATGACATTAGTGGGACAGTAGATCATGGAACAGCGTTTGGGAGGATAGCATTTTCATGCCCACGGGAGCAA CTTCCTGACATCGAAGCCttgatgaaaaaggaaaatcagAAAATTCTCACTCCTTTAGTCAGTCTGGACACTCCTGGAAAAGCCACAGTAGAAGTGGTTATTTTGGCTGATCCA GATGGCCATGAGATTTGCTTCGTGGGAGATGAGGCATTTAGGCAGCTGTCCATGGTGGACCCCAAAGGAAATGACTTACTTGATAAG GCAATGGCTGAAGATAAAAGTGATGAGTGGTTTGCCAAGCACAACAGACAGAAAGCTACTGCATGA